The genome window AGTTACAAACTGGAATTTAGACGAAAAACCATCATTGAAAATTTGTAGCACCTCATCCTGGTGCTCTTGTTTACTTGGAATGATCTCTATTTCATACTTCATATTTTTTTCCTCAGTTATCGACAACCACTTTGAAGTGAAAAAACCTCGTTTGATGCTGAAAACGGCATAATAACTATCTGTTAGAATAGAACTCCATGTCTTTTTTGTCATAGGCCTTTGACCAATGAAATGGTTGAAGATCCCGGAGAGGGACTAGTTTCAGTGGAGAATCAGAGTCCGTGACTCCTACGTATACATCATCCCAATACATGAGTCTTTCCTGGCAGATGCCACAGGGAGTTAAAACCTTATATTCTGATTTTTCTGAATCCCTCACAACGCAAATAGAATGAGTGACTGCTTCATCCAATTTATGAGCTTCACAAATAGCCCCAGTTTCGATACAAAGGGATGCCCCTGCGTTGCATGTTTCTATAGCGATGCTAATCAAGAAGTTATTGTTAACTGTTCGTAATACGGCAGCTCCTCCCCATCCCGTTGGATAGCGATTTTCAATAAAAGTTTTAGCTTTTGAGAATAGGACCTGGGCTATCTCATTTTGTTGCATCTTTTCCTTCTTTTATCATTTAGTCTCACGCGAGTCTTCCGCGAAAATACGCAGTTCAGGAAGGCTATTTCAATAGTGATTCCCGAACTTTCTGCTATTCAATAATCGTTATTCTACTGACTTTTCCCAAATTGATTATTTCTATCTTTTTTTTCGTTTGGATTTTTAACCACAGATTTTCAACCTGAATTACAGAACCTTTTACTGTATCTGTAATTCCACTTATAACACCAAAGTGTACTATTACGTTTTTACCTTTTAGATCATCAAACATAATTACTCCTCTTTTAAATATTCTACCTTAAAAACAACATTGAGTGGATGCAGAAAGCCCCAAATACATTAGAATCTAGGACTGAATTATTTAAATTTTTGTTTAGCTGTGTTCTCCATAAAATGGCTTATGAAATCATTCATTTCTGTATTATCTTATTGAAACAATAAAATGTAGAATCCTTAAAGGGAATAAATATTTGTCCTAACCTTTGGTAGCCCATTCTTTCATACAACTTTAAGGCTGCAATATTTTCACTATAAGCATCTAATCTGATAAATAAATATTTTTCCTTTTGAGCAAAAGTCTTTATAAAATTCATGAATATTCTTGCAATTCCTTTTCCTTGCGAATCAGGATGTACAGATAATCGATGTACGACTAAAATCTTATTCTCATGAGTAGACCAGGAAATCTGACCATACTCTGAGGGTTGGTTTTCGTTCATTGCCGCGTAAGCGATGCATCGATGCTATCCTTTATGACATAGCCACAGCCATCTTTTATATCTTTTTTGATCAACTCAAAGCTCGGATAATCCTCATTCCACTGATATATTCCCTGATCTTCCATGGATGTTATACATTTAGAAATCATATCTATAATAGAATGACTATCCTGTTCATTTGCTTTCACTATATCCATACAGTCCTTCATATTTCCTGTCTGAACCAGTTGCTAGACCATTTTTGCTCAATTGATTAATACAGATTCTTTCATGTTTTGACTATTGAATCCCATCTTTTGTGACATTATATTCAGATTTCCTTTTTGGATTCATTGGAAACCAACCTTTTTCTACTCTTTGTTTTTGATGGAATAATTCACCGATACTCCATAATAAAGAAAAACCAAGAATCCCGAATCCTGATCGTAGTGTCTCAATATTTAAAATGACAGCAAGGCCGCATGATAATAATCCAAGAACCAGGAATAAAGGCCATATCTTAACTCCAAAGAAGTATTCACCTTTAATAACGACTGGATGAAGTACACCTATGATCATAAATGCTAAAAAACCTATCGCTAAGCCATCAATATACATAATATACACCTCCCGAAAGAAATAATTTTAGAACTAAATATTCATTTTGTTAATCAAATAGCAACTAAATGAAGTCTGAGCTGACCATTGTGCATCAATTCTTACACGGGTCACTCAATCTAAATTACATTGACAGCACATTTATTATCATGACTATTGCGGCTAGAAATGTTGTAATAGCAAAAATCCGTTTTAGATATTTGGGGTTTGTTTTAATCGCCAATTTTCCACCGAAAATTCCGGCTAGTATGGCTGCAATGGCTAAGGGGATGGCAAATTGAGGTTCAAAGTGTCCCCGCATGGTATGCCCTAAAAAACCCATTATTGCCGTTGCTGCAACCATTGCTGTGGATGTACCGACAGCAATATGCATAGGGACACCACATAGCAATACCATTAAGGGTATTTTGAATGAACCACCGGAAATACCAACAGAACCTGCTACTAAACCAGCCAGTGCCGTGATTGGAATTGTATACCACAAGTTGACGACATATTCTTCTTCTCCAAACTTTCTATGCCAATAACCAAATTGTTTCTCAGTATGAATAGGCCTTTCCTTAACCTTGATAAGCATAAATATTCCAGCTAAGACAAGAAAGCCTGATAGCACAATTTTTAATGTAGCCCCGCTGATATAATTGGAAAAGTATCCTCCCACAAATGCCATTATATCTGTTGGCGGATCAATAACCAAAGCAAGTTTCCAATCAACCATTTTCTTCTTGTTAAACACAAACATTCCGGTTATGGCTGCAATCATAAGAATAAACTGTCCCATGGTCGCAGCCTGATGCATTCCTAATCCGGCAATAACAAGCAATGGTACATAGAAATTGCCTCCACCCCTGCCAGACATGGTCATGATAAGGCCAATGGCAAAAACCGATATACTGATCATTATTATCTTTATCATTCTTTACTCTCGCTTTGGGCAATCTGCTTCAATATTGTCCCGGCTTTAAAATCATCTAGCAACAGGATGTGTCTTCCTGCAATTGTCTCAACCTTGTCTTTAGATCTTACATCCGCGATTAAATTCCTTGATATGAGTGGTTTAGAACCTGATTGAATAAGCCCTTTTTATAAAGCCCCGGAATGGATCTTGAAAATATCTATAGTATACACATCATCCCTTATTCCGTGTGGTATTGGCCAATATAAAATGACATTGACAGGGAAAATTAAGAGC of Oceanispirochaeta crateris contains these proteins:
- a CDS encoding cytidine deaminase encodes the protein MQQNEIAQVLFSKAKTFIENRYPTGWGGAAVLRTVNNNFLISIAIETCNAGASLCIETGAICEAHKLDEAVTHSICVVRDSEKSEYKVLTPCGICQERLMYWDDVYVGVTDSDSPLKLVPLRDLQPFHWSKAYDKKDMEFYSNR
- a CDS encoding GNAT family N-acetyltransferase, with protein sequence MNENQPSEYGQISWSTHENKILVVHRLSVHPDSQGKGIARIFMNFIKTFAQKEKYLFIRLDAYSENIAALKLYERMGYQRLGQIFIPFKDSTFYCFNKIIQK
- a CDS encoding DUF4491 family protein, yielding MYIDGLAIGFLAFMIIGVLHPVVIKGEYFFGVKIWPLFLVLGLLSCGLAVILNIETLRSGFGILGFSLLWSIGELFHQKQRVEKGWFPMNPKRKSEYNVTKDGIQ
- a CDS encoding sulfite exporter TauE/SafE family protein, with the translated sequence MIKIIMISISVFAIGLIMTMSGRGGGNFYVPLLVIAGLGMHQAATMGQFILMIAAITGMFVFNKKKMVDWKLALVIDPPTDIMAFVGGYFSNYISGATLKIVLSGFLVLAGIFMLIKVKERPIHTEKQFGYWHRKFGEEEYVVNLWYTIPITALAGLVAGSVGISGGSFKIPLMVLLCGVPMHIAVGTSTAMVAATAIMGFLGHTMRGHFEPQFAIPLAIAAILAGIFGGKLAIKTNPKYLKRIFAITTFLAAIVMIINVLSM